The following proteins are co-located in the Sulfitobacter guttiformis genome:
- a CDS encoding OmpA family protein: protein MRAWLGALLISIAGTVQAVELQLPTGARQMITRDTAQDRFLVPVGPFADDVLPTQVIEGTVARSAWRIDVAGLTPLQLAAPLRDQLVEAGYRIVLDCDAQVCGGYDFRFAAEVLPAPNMYVNIRNFHVLSALRGPGGAVQEAVTILASASSGASFIQIIQAGTATGAVVAAGNVAMPAQTEVAASLSQQLVQNGRVVLGGLEFESGTSDLGRGPFDVLEELAAQMTAQQDMRVALVGHTDNVGSQDVNAALSVSRADAVRRYLIERHGVAAARLEVQGAGYIAPLATNLTAQGREANRRVEAVMLSN from the coding sequence ATGAGAGCATGGTTGGGTGCGCTGCTGATCAGCATCGCAGGGACCGTGCAGGCGGTTGAATTACAACTGCCCACGGGCGCGCGCCAGATGATCACCCGCGACACGGCACAAGACAGGTTCCTTGTGCCGGTTGGCCCGTTTGCGGATGATGTCCTACCCACTCAAGTGATCGAGGGAACTGTAGCGCGCAGCGCGTGGCGCATTGACGTGGCGGGCCTTACGCCGCTGCAACTGGCCGCACCACTACGCGACCAGCTTGTCGAGGCGGGATACCGCATAGTGCTGGATTGTGATGCGCAAGTTTGTGGCGGCTATGATTTCCGCTTTGCCGCGGAGGTACTACCAGCACCGAACATGTACGTGAATATCCGCAATTTCCATGTGTTGTCTGCGTTGCGCGGCCCTGGCGGTGCGGTGCAGGAGGCAGTGACGATCCTTGCCAGTGCGTCCAGTGGTGCATCGTTTATCCAGATCATTCAGGCGGGAACCGCTACTGGTGCGGTCGTGGCGGCGGGTAATGTTGCGATGCCTGCGCAGACTGAAGTGGCCGCGAGCTTGTCTCAACAATTGGTCCAGAACGGTCGTGTTGTCCTAGGCGGGCTCGAATTCGAGAGTGGAACATCCGATTTGGGTCGGGGTCCTTTTGATGTGCTTGAGGAATTAGCGGCGCAGATGACTGCGCAGCAGGATATGCGCGTCGCTTTGGTTGGGCATACTGACAATGTCGGTAGTCAGGACGTTAACGCCGCCTTGTCGGTGAGCCGTGCAGATGCAGTGCGCAGATACTTGATCGAGCGTCACGGTGTGGCCGCTGCGCGTCTAGAAGTGCAGGGGGCTGGATATATCGCGCCGCTTGCCACCAACCTGACGGCGCAGGGACGCGAGGCAAACAGGCGTGTCGAAGCGGTGATGCTGTCCAATTAA
- the map gene encoding type I methionyl aminopeptidase, with translation MTDIHKGRTTKDGIRIHEVADFAGMRAAGALAATILDEIAEHVTVGQTTAELDRIIEEKIIAAGAKSATIGYKGYQHASCISVNHVVCHGIPGDKKLKDGDILNIDVTVIVDGWFGDTSRMYVAGKLARKPERLIEITHEALMKGIEIVKPGNTFGDIGHAIQSFVEGHRMSVVTDFCGHGLGRVFHAPPNVLHYGKAGTKSVLEPGMFFTIEPMVNLGRAETKTLADDWTAVTRDKSLSAQFEHSIGVTEDGCEIFTLSPAGKFHPTY, from the coding sequence GTGACAGACATCCATAAAGGTCGCACAACAAAAGACGGCATTCGCATCCACGAAGTCGCGGATTTTGCAGGTATGCGTGCGGCGGGCGCTCTCGCAGCCACAATTCTGGATGAAATTGCGGAGCATGTGACAGTAGGTCAGACTACAGCCGAGCTTGACCGGATTATCGAGGAAAAAATTATCGCGGCAGGAGCGAAATCCGCCACCATCGGTTACAAAGGATATCAGCATGCCAGCTGTATCTCGGTAAATCATGTGGTCTGCCACGGCATTCCAGGCGATAAAAAGCTGAAAGATGGCGATATTCTGAACATTGACGTAACCGTCATCGTTGATGGCTGGTTCGGCGATACCTCCCGAATGTATGTGGCCGGAAAACTGGCGCGCAAACCAGAGCGTTTGATCGAAATTACCCATGAAGCACTGATGAAGGGCATCGAAATCGTTAAACCGGGCAATACGTTCGGCGACATCGGCCATGCCATCCAGAGCTTTGTCGAAGGACACCGGATGTCTGTTGTGACGGATTTTTGCGGGCATGGTTTGGGTCGCGTCTTCCACGCGCCGCCAAATGTTTTGCACTACGGCAAAGCAGGTACCAAATCTGTGCTGGAGCCAGGGATGTTCTTCACCATCGAACCGATGGTGAACCTTGGTCGCGCCGAAACAAAAACACTGGCCGATGACTGGACTGCGGTAACACGCGATAAATCACTGTCTGCGCAATTCGAGCATTCGATTGGCGTGACCGAAGACGGGTGCGAGATTTTCACCCTCTCCCCTGCAGGCAAATTCCACCCGACATACTGA
- a CDS encoding peroxidase-related enzyme (This protein belongs to a clade of uncharacterized proteins related to peroxidases such as the alkylhydroperoxidase AhpD.) translates to MADDAPTALDLPMVNPLPPATQKYFDICTEKLGMIPNVLQAYAFDIEKLNTFTALYNDLMLGDSSLSKLEREMIAVVVSAVNKCFYCLTAHGAAVRELSGDPILGEQMVMNYRVADLDMKTRMMLDFAVKLTEAPEIIEEDDREALRAAGFSDRDIWDIASVAAFFNMTNRVASASDMRPNKAYHSQAR, encoded by the coding sequence ATGGCTGATGACGCACCTACCGCCCTTGATCTGCCGATGGTTAATCCATTGCCGCCGGCAACCCAGAAGTATTTCGACATCTGCACCGAAAAATTGGGCATGATCCCGAATGTACTGCAGGCCTATGCATTCGATATTGAAAAGCTAAACACATTCACAGCGCTCTATAACGATCTGATGCTCGGCGACAGTAGCCTAAGCAAGCTTGAGCGCGAGATGATCGCGGTGGTCGTGTCAGCGGTGAACAAATGTTTCTATTGCCTGACTGCCCATGGCGCGGCAGTGCGAGAACTATCGGGTGATCCGATTTTGGGCGAGCAGATGGTGATGAACTACCGCGTTGCCGATCTGGATATGAAGACCCGCATGATGCTGGATTTCGCCGTCAAGCTGACGGAAGCACCTGAAATCATCGAGGAGGATGACCGCGAAGCCCTGCGCGCTGCCGGTTTTTCTGACCGTGATATCTGGGATATCGCGAGCGTGGCAGCATTCTTTAATATGACCAACCGCGTCGCCAGTGCGTCCGACATGCGCCCGAACAAAGCATATCACTCGCAAGCACGATGA
- a CDS encoding NADPH-dependent 2,4-dienoyl-CoA reductase, translating into MSNYPHMLSPLDLGFTTLKNRVLMGSMHTGLEETKDWNRVAEFYAARARGGVGLMVTGGIGPNMEGSVLPGAAMMTTDEDVENHKIVTDRVHAADGKIAMQILHAGRYAYGPKCVAPSAIKSPISPFPPTELDEAGIEKQIADIAACAGLAQQAGYDGVEVMGSEGYFLNQFLVTHTNKRTDRWGGSYENRMRLPVEVVRRVRETVGPDFIIIYRLSMIDLVPNGSTYEEVAQLAVEIEKAGATIINTGIGWHEARIPTIATSVPRAAFAWVTKKLMGKVSIPLITSNRINTPEVAEEVLSTGCADMVSMARPMLADAEFVNKAAAGKSAHIAPCIGCNQACLDHTFGGKISSCLVNPRACYETELVLEAVSTAKKIAIVGAGPAGLSTALAAAERGHAVTVFDRASEIGGQLNLAKQVAGKEEFWGFVDWYRTMVAHYGISVHLNTEVSANDLDGFDEVIIATGVTPRDPQIEGQNRDNVFSYIDVLNGTAKVGQHVAVIGAGGIGFDVSEHLVHDGDSTTLNLPEWMREWGVADTSEHRSGLAPEGPQPHKPARAVTMMQRKPSKPGKGLGKTTGWIHRASLTMKNVQMIAGVNYERIDDDGVHISFGEGRERPQVIPADTVVLCAGQLSDRSLADALEARGRSCHVIGGADVASELDAKRAIDQGTRLAATL; encoded by the coding sequence ATGTCCAACTACCCCCACATGCTCAGCCCTCTCGATCTGGGTTTCACAACCTTGAAAAACCGTGTCCTCATGGGCTCGATGCACACGGGGCTGGAAGAAACGAAGGACTGGAACCGCGTTGCGGAATTTTATGCCGCACGTGCACGTGGCGGTGTGGGCCTGATGGTGACGGGTGGTATCGGACCCAACATGGAAGGCTCTGTTCTGCCGGGTGCAGCGATGATGACCACCGACGAGGACGTAGAGAACCACAAGATTGTCACTGACCGCGTACATGCGGCAGACGGCAAGATCGCGATGCAGATCCTGCACGCTGGCCGCTATGCATATGGCCCCAAATGCGTGGCTCCATCTGCCATAAAATCCCCTATCTCCCCTTTCCCTCCGACCGAGTTGGACGAGGCGGGCATCGAAAAACAGATCGCGGACATTGCTGCCTGTGCTGGCCTTGCACAGCAAGCAGGATATGACGGCGTCGAAGTGATGGGCTCCGAGGGATATTTTCTCAACCAGTTTCTGGTGACCCACACAAACAAGAGGACAGATCGCTGGGGCGGCTCCTACGAGAACCGCATGCGCCTGCCCGTTGAGGTAGTCCGCCGCGTGCGCGAAACAGTAGGGCCTGATTTTATTATCATCTACCGGCTGTCTATGATTGATCTGGTGCCCAACGGCTCGACCTATGAAGAGGTTGCCCAACTCGCCGTCGAGATCGAAAAGGCGGGTGCAACGATCATTAATACCGGCATCGGCTGGCACGAGGCGCGCATCCCCACCATCGCCACCTCCGTGCCGCGCGCAGCCTTTGCTTGGGTCACGAAAAAGCTGATGGGGAAAGTGAGCATTCCACTCATAACCTCCAACCGCATCAACACACCCGAAGTTGCCGAAGAAGTCCTGTCAACGGGATGTGCAGATATGGTCTCGATGGCCCGCCCTATGCTGGCCGACGCGGAGTTCGTAAACAAGGCAGCGGCAGGAAAATCTGCACATATCGCGCCCTGCATCGGCTGCAATCAGGCCTGTCTTGATCATACATTTGGCGGCAAAATTTCCAGCTGCCTTGTTAATCCACGCGCGTGCTACGAAACAGAATTGGTACTTGAAGCTGTATCTACCGCTAAGAAAATTGCCATCGTCGGCGCTGGTCCCGCGGGCCTGTCCACCGCATTAGCTGCCGCAGAACGGGGACATGCCGTCACCGTATTCGACCGCGCCAGCGAAATTGGAGGTCAGCTCAACCTCGCCAAGCAAGTAGCCGGCAAGGAAGAGTTCTGGGGATTTGTCGATTGGTACCGCACAATGGTGGCACACTACGGTATTTCCGTGCACCTTAATACCGAAGTTTCCGCCAACGATCTAGACGGGTTTGACGAGGTGATTATCGCTACGGGTGTCACCCCGCGCGATCCGCAAATCGAAGGCCAGAACCGCGACAACGTCTTTAGCTATATCGACGTCTTGAACGGCACCGCAAAGGTCGGGCAGCATGTTGCCGTGATTGGCGCAGGCGGAATCGGATTTGATGTATCCGAGCATCTCGTACATGACGGCGACAGTACTACGCTAAACCTGCCCGAATGGATGCGGGAATGGGGGGTCGCCGATACCTCAGAGCACCGCTCCGGCCTTGCACCGGAAGGACCACAACCGCACAAGCCTGCCCGTGCTGTCACAATGATGCAGCGCAAACCGTCCAAACCGGGCAAGGGCCTTGGTAAAACGACAGGTTGGATCCACCGCGCCTCGCTGACGATGAAAAACGTTCAAATGATCGCTGGTGTGAATTATGAACGGATTGACGATGATGGTGTCCACATCTCCTTTGGTGAAGGGCGCGAGAGGCCGCAGGTAATCCCCGCAGATACTGTCGTTTTATGCGCGGGCCAGCTCTCGGACCGCTCGCTTGCGGATGCGCTGGAGGCAAGAGGCCGCAGTTGCCATGTGATCGGCGGGGCAGATGTCGCCTCGGAGCTGGACGCAAAACGCGCCATCGATCAGGGTACAAGGCTTGCCGCCACGCTTTAG
- the sfsA gene encoding DNA/RNA nuclease SfsA, giving the protein MRFQSDLVPARLIRRYKRFLADCTLEDGSEIVAHCANPGSMMGLADSGTKVWLEPNDDPKKKLKYGLRLVDHENGHMTGVDTSLANRIVRAALEAREIDTLAAYTTVRAEVKYGDNSRVDFLLTEEGLPDVYVEVKSVTLCRSANLAEFPDSVTARGAKHMHDLANVARMGHRAVLLYLVQRTDCTHVDIAADIDPTYAAAHADATKAGVETICIGTDINPQGISISAPLALGRPAR; this is encoded by the coding sequence ATGCGCTTTCAATCCGATCTTGTCCCTGCCCGCCTCATCCGACGCTATAAACGCTTCCTTGCCGACTGCACGCTGGAGGACGGAAGCGAGATTGTCGCCCATTGCGCCAACCCCGGTTCGATGATGGGGCTGGCAGACAGCGGCACCAAAGTTTGGCTTGAGCCCAACGATGATCCTAAGAAAAAGCTGAAATACGGTCTCAGACTGGTCGATCACGAGAACGGGCATATGACGGGAGTCGATACATCGCTGGCCAACCGCATAGTGCGCGCCGCGCTAGAAGCCCGCGAGATTGACACACTGGCCGCATACACGACTGTGCGCGCGGAGGTGAAATACGGCGATAACTCCCGCGTCGACTTCCTGTTGACGGAAGAAGGCCTGCCAGATGTCTATGTCGAGGTGAAATCGGTTACGCTGTGCCGCAGCGCCAATTTGGCCGAATTCCCCGATTCTGTGACAGCCCGCGGGGCTAAGCATATGCACGATCTCGCGAATGTGGCGCGCATGGGCCATCGTGCAGTCCTGTTATATCTGGTACAGCGTACCGACTGCACCCATGTGGATATAGCTGCCGACATTGACCCCACGTACGCTGCCGCCCATGCAGATGCTACAAAAGCAGGCGTTGAAACCATTTGCATCGGCACAGATATCAATCCGCAGGGAATAAGCATTTCTGCCCCTCTGGCCCTTGGGCGTCCCGCACGCTAA
- a CDS encoding GNAT family N-acetyltransferase, whose translation MTPDTEKLIEVCEATWPPARAWNEGPLTLRDGAEGGKRVSAATALGAVSENDIEQAEVAMRAMGQRPLFMIRTGDDALDAMLDLRGYARVDEVQMLVAPIDLLTDIPIPRVTCFTIWEPLAIMKEIWAAGGVGAQRLEVMGRAKLKTGILARWNEKPGGVAFAGVHGGVTMVHAVEVLPHQRKQGVAQWIMRAAAFWGAKHGASHIAVLCVTENKSATALYTKLGFTAVGTYHYRQSPD comes from the coding sequence ATGACGCCCGATACTGAGAAACTGATCGAGGTTTGCGAAGCCACGTGGCCGCCTGCGCGCGCTTGGAATGAAGGGCCATTGACCTTGCGCGATGGCGCGGAGGGGGGCAAGCGCGTGTCAGCCGCAACGGCGCTGGGCGCGGTGTCGGAGAATGACATAGAACAGGCCGAGGTTGCCATGCGGGCCATGGGTCAGCGCCCGCTTTTCATGATCCGAACAGGTGATGATGCGCTTGATGCGATGCTTGACCTGCGCGGATATGCACGCGTCGACGAGGTCCAGATGCTTGTAGCGCCCATTGACTTGCTCACAGATATTCCGATCCCGCGTGTCACTTGCTTTACCATTTGGGAGCCGCTGGCGATCATGAAAGAGATTTGGGCGGCAGGCGGTGTCGGCGCTCAGCGGCTGGAAGTAATGGGCCGTGCAAAACTTAAAACTGGTATTTTGGCCCGCTGGAACGAAAAGCCGGGAGGTGTCGCCTTTGCCGGAGTGCATGGTGGCGTGACGATGGTGCATGCTGTCGAGGTCTTGCCGCACCAGCGGAAGCAAGGCGTAGCGCAATGGATTATGCGTGCTGCCGCGTTCTGGGGCGCTAAACATGGTGCCAGCCATATCGCTGTTTTATGCGTGACCGAGAACAAATCCGCCACTGCACTTTATACCAAGCTGGGCTTTACCGCTGTCGGCACATATCATTACCGCCAATCCCCTGACTGA
- a CDS encoding CorA family divalent cation transporter: MPICVFDVNEDGTTTVPDTRDLTGTARYRWWHFDLSDPQLPSWCENYLPDIPAGALLQPETRPRCDVYEDGLILNLRGINLNVGQPAEEMVSIRMWVTDNVIVTVRLRRVFAIDEIRQNAVSQMAPPTPSGFVTALVSRLTARVQEEVKSISKLTEFFEADLEDESTPIPKELTQSRRRVIRLRRYLDPQRAALNALATSPKIPDTDHPALRELANRTTMAVEELDALRDRLSAVQDDHDLDVARRQAHNSFLLSVGAGIFLPISFLTGVFGVNVGGMPGIDSPWAFTILCLVMAALALLLLVVIRRKKWL; encoded by the coding sequence ATGCCGATTTGTGTATTTGACGTGAACGAGGACGGCACGACAACAGTGCCTGACACGCGTGACCTGACCGGCACGGCCCGCTACCGCTGGTGGCATTTTGATTTGTCTGATCCACAGCTCCCGAGCTGGTGTGAAAACTATTTACCTGACATTCCTGCAGGCGCCCTGCTACAACCCGAAACGCGGCCGCGGTGTGATGTTTACGAGGACGGGTTGATCCTCAATCTGCGTGGCATAAACCTGAATGTCGGCCAACCAGCCGAGGAAATGGTCTCGATCCGGATGTGGGTCACTGACAATGTCATCGTGACAGTACGCCTGCGCCGCGTTTTTGCGATCGACGAAATCCGGCAAAACGCAGTATCACAAATGGCTCCGCCCACACCTTCGGGGTTTGTGACCGCACTTGTTTCACGCCTCACAGCGCGGGTGCAGGAGGAAGTGAAGTCCATCTCGAAGCTGACTGAATTCTTCGAAGCTGATTTGGAAGATGAAAGCACGCCCATCCCCAAGGAACTGACACAATCGCGCCGCCGCGTGATCCGCCTGCGCCGCTACCTCGATCCACAGCGCGCTGCTCTTAACGCTCTCGCCACATCACCTAAAATCCCCGATACGGACCATCCGGCCCTGCGCGAGCTGGCAAACCGGACTACCATGGCGGTAGAGGAACTGGACGCCTTGCGAGACCGCCTGAGTGCTGTGCAGGATGACCACGATCTGGATGTGGCACGCAGACAGGCGCACAATAGTTTTCTGCTCTCGGTCGGCGCGGGTATTTTTCTTCCCATCAGCTTTCTTACGGGGGTCTTCGGCGTAAATGTGGGCGGGATGCCCGGCATCGACAGCCCTTGGGCATTTACCATCCTTTGTCTGGTCATGGCGGCCCTTGCACTTTTGTTGCTGGTGGTAATCCGACGCAAGAAATGGCTCTGA
- a CDS encoding adenosine kinase → MKTYDLVGIGNAVVDVITHADDAFLDTMEIEKGIMQLIAQDRAEQLYGEMKDRLQTPGGAVANTIAGVGALGLKTAFIGRVRDDGLGRFYADAMTNNDIDFVNPPVADDDRPTSRSMIFVTPDGERSMNTYLGISTGLSSADVPGDVAGNAKIMFLEGYLFDEDAGKTAFREAARAAKAGGGMAGITISDPFCVERHRADFLQMIEHELDFVIGNEAEIKSLFQTDDLEAAMLNTAAICPVMVCTRGADGVTLIRGAERVDIAASARIMPVDATGAGDQFAAGFIYGMATGRDLETCGRMGNLCGSEVISHIGPRPQKDMMEEFRKAGLV, encoded by the coding sequence ATGAAGACTTATGATCTCGTCGGTATCGGCAATGCGGTTGTGGACGTCATCACCCATGCGGATGATGCGTTTCTGGACACAATGGAGATCGAGAAAGGCATCATGCAATTGATTGCCCAAGACCGCGCAGAGCAACTTTATGGTGAAATGAAAGACCGGCTGCAAACGCCCGGTGGCGCTGTTGCGAATACAATCGCAGGTGTTGGCGCACTGGGCCTCAAGACAGCATTCATCGGGCGCGTGCGCGATGACGGATTGGGCAGGTTTTATGCGGATGCCATGACGAATAACGACATTGACTTTGTGAACCCTCCGGTGGCCGACGACGATCGCCCGACCTCGCGGAGCATGATTTTCGTGACGCCGGATGGCGAGCGGTCGATGAATACCTATCTCGGCATCTCGACAGGCCTGTCATCTGCGGATGTGCCCGGCGATGTGGCCGGCAATGCGAAGATCATGTTCCTCGAAGGGTATCTCTTTGACGAGGATGCTGGTAAAACAGCCTTCCGCGAAGCAGCACGCGCAGCCAAAGCGGGCGGCGGTATGGCTGGCATCACCATTTCAGATCCATTCTGCGTGGAGCGCCACCGCGCCGATTTCCTGCAAATGATCGAACATGAACTGGATTTTGTCATTGGCAACGAAGCCGAGATAAAGTCCCTGTTCCAGACCGACGACCTTGAGGCCGCGATGCTCAATACTGCCGCCATTTGTCCTGTGATGGTCTGCACACGGGGGGCCGACGGCGTCACCTTGATCCGTGGTGCTGAGCGTGTGGACATTGCTGCTTCTGCCCGCATCATGCCCGTTGACGCAACAGGAGCAGGCGACCAGTTTGCCGCCGGTTTCATCTATGGCATGGCAACAGGTCGTGATCTGGAAACTTGCGGCCGAATGGGAAATCTGTGCGGCTCCGAAGTGATCAGCCACATCGGTCCGCGCCCCCAGAAGGATATGATGGAAGAATTTCGCAAGGCAGGTCTGGTCTGA
- a CDS encoding RNA pyrophosphohydrolase yields the protein MTPEEIQKLPYRPCVGVMVINAASEVFVGQRLDRNYDAWQMPQGGVDPGEDPQEAALRELEEETGITRDLVSVEAQTEHWLPYELPHDLVPKLWKGKYRGQEQKWFLLRFNGTDDQVNIATAEPEFSAWCWLPADEMLSGIVPFKREVYERVVQEFRTFL from the coding sequence ATGACCCCTGAAGAGATACAGAAACTTCCCTACCGCCCCTGTGTGGGTGTGATGGTTATCAACGCGGCAAGCGAGGTTTTCGTGGGCCAGCGTCTGGACCGGAATTATGATGCATGGCAGATGCCTCAAGGCGGCGTTGACCCGGGTGAGGACCCGCAGGAGGCGGCGCTGCGCGAGCTCGAAGAAGAAACCGGCATTACCCGTGATCTGGTGAGCGTCGAGGCGCAAACCGAGCACTGGCTGCCCTATGAGCTGCCCCATGATCTAGTCCCCAAGCTGTGGAAGGGAAAATACCGCGGACAGGAGCAGAAATGGTTTTTGTTGCGGTTTAACGGAACGGATGATCAGGTGAATATTGCGACAGCAGAGCCTGAGTTCAGTGCATGGTGCTGGCTGCCCGCGGACGAGATGCTGTCAGGCATTGTCCCGTTCAAACGCGAGGTTTACGAGCGAGTGGTGCAGGAGTTCCGGACGTTTCTTTGA
- a CDS encoding competence/damage-inducible protein A: MKNPTAAMLVIGDEILSGRTRDANMHYLAGELTEVGITLAEVRIVSDQRDAIISAVRALAAAYDTVFTSGGIGPTHDDITADCMAAAFSQSIDVRSDARAILQAHYEKAGTDLNEARLRMARIPADAKLIENPVSAAPGFIIENVHVMAGVPSVFKAMVASVLPTLTGGSPLISKTLTVHRGEGDIAGPLGALAEAYPGLSMGSYPFQRDGKYGANIVVRGQDVALLDEAMTKLSEAFA; encoded by the coding sequence ATGAAGAATCCAACCGCAGCGATGCTGGTCATCGGAGACGAGATCCTTTCGGGACGGACGCGGGATGCAAATATGCACTACCTCGCGGGGGAGTTGACCGAGGTCGGGATCACACTGGCCGAAGTGCGCATCGTATCGGATCAGCGCGATGCGATCATTTCCGCCGTCAGAGCGCTTGCGGCGGCTTACGATACTGTGTTTACGTCAGGCGGCATCGGTCCTACCCATGACGATATTACGGCTGATTGCATGGCTGCCGCCTTTTCTCAAAGCATAGATGTGCGGAGTGATGCGCGTGCAATTCTTCAGGCGCATTATGAAAAGGCCGGCACAGATTTGAACGAGGCGCGCCTGCGCATGGCGCGTATTCCTGCAGATGCAAAGCTGATCGAAAATCCGGTTTCCGCAGCACCGGGATTTATTATTGAAAACGTGCATGTGATGGCAGGTGTGCCGAGTGTTTTTAAAGCGATGGTGGCAAGTGTACTGCCCACGCTTACGGGAGGATCACCGTTGATCAGTAAAACGCTTACCGTGCATCGCGGCGAGGGTGACATTGCCGGACCGCTGGGCGCGCTGGCAGAAGCTTACCCCGGATTGTCGATGGGCAGCTATCCGTTCCAACGGGATGGCAAATACGGCGCAAATATTGTCGTGCGCGGGCAGGACGTCGCGCTGTTGGACGAAGCGATGACAAAGCTTTCGGAAGCGTTTGCATGA
- a CDS encoding LysR family transcriptional regulator encodes MDRLTEMEAFATVVDQGGFTDAAKKMGISKSAVSKHVSSLEARLGARLLNRTTRRVSPTEIGLAYYDRARRVLNDAGEADALVTSMQSAPSGLLRISVATDFGVNHLSPVLSEFLGDFPDITVNMVLNNRYVELISEGFDMAVRIGELEDSTLRARKLTETTKRMIASPSYFEKYGRPDKIDDLNDHKLLHYSNQSSGNVWKLTAPSGEKRQVRTAGWLSVNDGQSLLNAAISGLGIAYLPSYLYSDAMEKGLIEDAIPDLPVETQGIYAVYPPGRFTQPKVRAFIDFLVHSFAEKGPSEW; translated from the coding sequence ATGGACCGCCTTACGGAAATGGAAGCATTCGCCACAGTGGTGGATCAGGGTGGCTTTACCGACGCCGCCAAGAAGATGGGGATTTCGAAATCCGCTGTCTCAAAGCACGTATCCTCCCTTGAGGCCCGCCTTGGTGCGCGTCTTTTAAACCGGACAACACGCCGTGTGTCGCCAACAGAAATCGGCCTTGCCTATTACGACCGGGCGCGGCGGGTCCTGAATGATGCGGGTGAAGCAGATGCTCTAGTGACATCGATGCAATCAGCCCCTTCGGGTTTGCTGCGCATTTCGGTCGCTACAGATTTCGGGGTCAACCACCTCTCTCCGGTCCTCTCCGAATTTTTGGGCGATTTCCCCGACATCACAGTCAACATGGTCCTCAACAACCGTTACGTCGAGCTTATCTCTGAAGGGTTCGACATGGCCGTACGCATCGGAGAGCTGGAGGACAGCACCCTGAGAGCCCGCAAACTGACAGAGACCACCAAACGCATGATCGCCTCGCCGTCCTATTTCGAGAAATACGGCCGGCCTGATAAAATCGATGATCTTAATGATCATAAGTTATTGCATTACTCCAACCAGTCCAGTGGCAATGTCTGGAAACTGACCGCCCCGTCGGGTGAAAAACGTCAGGTTCGCACGGCTGGCTGGTTGTCGGTCAACGATGGTCAATCCCTTCTAAACGCGGCCATCTCCGGTCTCGGGATCGCTTATCTGCCCAGCTATCTTTACTCCGATGCTATGGAAAAAGGTCTGATCGAGGATGCTATTCCCGATTTGCCTGTCGAGACGCAGGGCATTTATGCGGTTTACCCGCCAGGCAGGTTTACTCAGCCCAAGGTTCGCGCCTTTATCGATTTTCTGGTCCACTCGTTTGCCGAAAAAGGCCCCAGCGAGTGGTAA
- a CDS encoding GNAT family N-acetyltransferase — MLENGEYAVAEGKVAVIVTYLEMTNRALTRDVSLPEGITFRRINPDPDTYRDIFTRVGSHDWLWYGRLGMDDKALRGIIDDPDVHIFTLSKNGQDEALLELDFRTAGSCELAYFGLTAKLIGAGAGRYLMNRAIETAWDAGISRFHVHTCTHDSAAALGFYIRSGFVPYKRTVDIDDDPRVTGILPVTAAPWISII; from the coding sequence ATGCTGGAGAATGGAGAATATGCCGTCGCGGAGGGCAAAGTGGCTGTAATCGTCACGTATCTCGAAATGACCAACCGTGCGCTAACGCGGGATGTTTCCTTGCCCGAGGGTATCACCTTTCGCCGGATCAATCCTGATCCCGACACCTATCGCGATATCTTTACCCGCGTAGGTTCACACGACTGGCTCTGGTATGGGCGTCTGGGTATGGACGATAAAGCCCTGCGCGGAATTATCGACGATCCAGATGTCCACATCTTTACCCTGTCTAAGAACGGCCAGGACGAGGCATTGCTAGAGCTCGATTTCCGCACCGCAGGCTCCTGCGAGTTAGCATATTTCGGCCTCACTGCCAAATTGATCGGTGCCGGTGCGGGGCGATATTTGATGAACCGGGCGATCGAAACCGCCTGGGACGCAGGTATCAGCCGCTTCCATGTGCATACCTGCACCCATGATAGCGCGGCAGCTCTCGGCTTTTATATCCGTTCGGGCTTTGTCCCTTACAAACGAACTGTGGATATCGACGATGATCCGCGGGTGACCGGCATACTGCCCGTTACAGCCGCTCCTTGGATCTCTATTATCTGA